The DNA window TAACGGAATCCTAAGGCCGACCCGTTCGGCGCCAAGCGCAGCCTATTTGCTGAACTTCTCGACGAAGGCCGCGTAGGCGTCGATATATTGCTTCAGCACCGCCTGCAGCGATTCCTTGATCAGTTCGCCCTTGTCGTCGAAGGCGTCGCCGACGCCATTCAGATAGATTTCCGGCTGCCCCAGGATCGGACCCGAAATGCCCGGCAAGATATTCTGCAGATGTTTGGCCGCGCTGACGCCGCCGAGCGGACCCGGCGAATTGCTGACAATGCCGGTCGGTTTGCCCAGGAACGAGCTTTTGCCGTAGGGGCGCGATCCGACGTCGATGGCGTTCTTCAACACGCCGGGGATCGAGCGATTGTATTCGGGCGTGACGAACAGCACGCCGTTGGACTTGTGCAGCTTTTCGCGGAATGCCACCCAATCGGCGGGCGGAGTTGCTTCCAGATCCTGATTGAAGAACGAAATGTCGTGAAGGGTGACGACGTCAAGTTTCAAGTTATCGGGTGCCAGCTTGGCCAGGGCCTTGGCGATTTTAAGCGTAAAACTCTCTTTGCGAAGGCTACCGACGATCGCGACAACATTGTGTAAGTGGGCCATGGGACTTCCTTTGATGGCGGATACTGGAACAGCGGCTGGCGACACCCTAGCCATCCCTCGAAACGATGCAAGTGCATGAACTGACGAAATTGCTGCCTGTTGGCCTGTTTCTCTATTATCCCGGCCACCGGCAAATAATGCCGAAGCTGCGAGCCTTCGTCGATCACGTGAAGAGCCGCTCCGGCGCTGCCAACAAGACCCCGATTCACATTGCTGACGGGCGTACTCGCAGCGTGAAAAGGCGCTGAGTTGGGGTGGCGCGGAAGCTCCGCGAAGCAATCCATAGCCGCACAGAAAGCTGGACCGCTTTGCTTCGCTCTCCCCCGAGAGGTCGTCATACTCCGCGAACGCGGAGTATCCAGTACGCTGCGGCTTATCGATTCCATCATTGGCGTCTCGGAGTACCCGATCGCCCGCCGGAGCCTGTCATCGGGCTCGCCGAAGGCGAGACCCGGTGGCGGGCGATGACGGTGGAGGGCGCGGCGCGCTCGCACCGCTTCACAAATGGTCGTCATACTCCGCGAAAGCGGAGTATCCAGTACGCCGCGGCTTATCGATTCAATCACTGGCGTCTCTGGAATACTGGATCACCCGCCTTCGCGGGTGATGACAGTGGAGAGTGTGGAACGTCATTGCGAGCGAAGCGAAGCAATCCATTGCCAGCAAGAAAGAAGGAGTGGATTGCTTCGCTACGCTCGCAATGACGGCGAATGCAGACACACATCCGCATTCTCGCGGCGCAGTGCGTCCGAGGTTTGCCAAAGACATCCGCCCTTTAGAATAGAGGGCGTGGGGAATGCCGGATGCCCGATGCACCCGCAGCCTCGTGTGCGCTATTGGTAGTAAGTATGCACACGAGTATTCACAGCGAGCCACCGGAATCACCCGGCATTCCCGCACGCGATGGTTTACGGCTTATACCGTGCTCTCCCCGGCGACCGGCTTTCTTGCCACCGTCGTTACGCGGATTAATCCGCAAACTTGACGCCAGCGTCGGGGCGTCAGGACCACACGTCTTCGCCGTCCGCCAGCTCAACTCAATGCGCTCGTCAGTCGCACCGCCAGCGTCCACCGCATCCCGCCCCGCGTTCGTGACGATCGCGAGCGCCCCTCTCATCGGAACGAGACGGCG is part of the Bradyrhizobium erythrophlei genome and encodes:
- a CDS encoding NADPH-dependent FMN reductase, yielding MAHLHNVVAIVGSLRKESFTLKIAKALAKLAPDNLKLDVVTLHDISFFNQDLEATPPADWVAFREKLHKSNGVLFVTPEYNRSIPGVLKNAIDVGSRPYGKSSFLGKPTGIVSNSPGPLGGVSAAKHLQNILPGISGPILGQPEIYLNGVGDAFDDKGELIKESLQAVLKQYIDAYAAFVEKFSK